In Juglans regia cultivar Chandler chromosome 13, Walnut 2.0, whole genome shotgun sequence, the DNA window TTCATAATCCCCTAAAAAGAGTAATCTTCATGCAATTAAAAGGTGAAAGTTACTCTCACCAAGCACAAATGGAATTCTTTGCCTTCAGCACTCCACTTTTTAGGTATCAGCATTACTGAATTTATCTGAGAAGTATCCATCAACGAGTAAAATTCTAGACACTAACATGAAACTCAAAGGTATATAAATTGCTCGAAAACTTCAATCCTTATTACATACAGCATTGCTCcaagaacttctcataaatcaaTATCGatctcataaattttttattgatttttgtgcATGTAGCTAGTGTAGAtcaatactcttttttttttctctcttttttttttatttattttatttatttatttatttatttattttttataaccaaGGGTATCTGGGCCAACTTGTGCGCACCTCGACTAATCCCACGGGGCCCTGAAGTTAACGACCAGGTAAACCTCCAGTGACCCTAAGGGGACTCGAACTAATGACCATTGGGGAGCAAACCCAAAGACTAGTACTCATAATCTAAAAGACACACAATGATTTTTCATTACTTCATGTACATCCTAGTGCAATTAGCTAGTGTAACATTAAATCATAGCTTTTTtcattggcaccgggtgtccaagaCAAAGTCCCGAATAATCTCAAGGGCTCTCGGCAAAGAGTTTCTTGCAAGTGCAACTTAGGTGATTCGAGACAAAATTACATCAATCCGATGATCCTAAGAGTGTGAATACTGAGTTTTGATCCCAAGAAGTCCATTTTATACGGCTTGACCGCTACGTACCCTTGGGGTTCATAGCTCATTGGTTAACAAAATACCGCAATGCTGTTTTTGACAAACTGTAGAAACCCATCATAAGTCATTACATTTTTGCAAGGTGGTCAAGACCATgtggaatgattttttttgcGGAATTTGATTGTCATGGGTCATGCTTCTTAGACTGATCAATTTCCTAGTAAGCTGGAGAGGCCTATGAGGTAATTCACAAGTGGCAGCAATCTAGAGAATGGTTcgtatatgtatgtgttggtatATTTGTCgggagagaaatgataaaagcttcaaaaatcgcgagagaacaatggaggagcttaaagttttattttttaaatcattgcTCTTATGGGCAGGGGCCATAGTTTGTAATGGGCTAAATGTCCAAGATTTTCGACTTTCGATTGTAAACTCTAGTTAGTTACTCcatgtatacttgggctttgcctacttttaatgaataaaacttcttgattacctataaaaaaaagtcattacATTTTCAACGGACACAGGCTTGTGATGATATGAACATCGTTAAAGGGCATTCGATTAAAAGACCAATGAATCGGAAGCAACAAtatcagaaaattaaaacaaataaccaGCAGAAGCAAGCACATGGGAGAGGCAGAGATATTCCAGACCTCCACTCGCCTTCCTCGTAGGGAGAGTAGTCAATGTCTTCTTTCCTAACGCAGTTGAACATCAGGGCCGCAAAAGTTGCAAATATGCCTGCAAACCCAACAAGCACTGTCATACACATAATCGAAAACcctaataataacataaatacaCCCAAAGACTTGAATAGAAGAAGTACCAGGAAGGTAGTGGACGAAGGAAACCTTGACGGAGCTGCAGACGACGGCGTCGACCCAGAACCACCAGCCGGTACCGAATACTGCTCCCGCGACGCCCGGCCCGAAGATTGCCCACAACTCGGAGAAATCCATATGTAGCGATATTCTAAGTCGGAAGAACGAATCGGATCTCGATGATGTGCTTGATTGCAATCTGTTGTTTGAATCTCGAGCTTGCTACTCGAGTTCCAGCCTAATGAGAGTTGAGAATTGCGAATTGCGACAGTTCCTACGTCCTTCCCAAAATGCTTTCCCcagtttggattcaaaatccaCTACTCTTTCAATTCAAACCTCTtctgtttattttaattgtttaattatttaaaaatcaatatacatgggttatttatttaataatcagtaaataattaaataattatttttaattatttaaaggaaaatatcttATTGCAAACAAGTTTATGCACCAATTTATGCactaatattgatatataatatatatatgtttaacgaaattatatgaattaaagatgaaaataatttttatgatatatgagattttcttcttctcttaaaaaaaaatttttatttttttttaaataaaaaaaatcatctgtaCGCGATATGATGCACGAACTCGCTTGTATCTAGCAAAACCcttatttaaaaatcaacttccattataaattatttcgCATTACAACATACACATTGGCTTgatcaaataaaaaagttaactaaaatttacataattaatgTTAAAAACATTCCACATTAAATTGGTCAagtctaaaataaaatagacttcAATTATAGTGGTTGGCTAAAGATAAAGAATCATAATTGATtcactaaatattaaaatattaatttatcactccaaacaaatattaaaatattagtttctcattccaagtaaaaatactatttgatttgtaattaagaactttagatagaattttagataagtttaaccaaatattttttgttattaacattaaatgatttttgaaaatatgatttttttaatattaatttaattagaatataattattattaatattaaattggtataattataaaatgtgatacaaatagattaaataacaaattattaatttaataatattttattattatatagatagtGAATGTCTAATCCAATAtggagattaaatttaaatgaaataggttaatataaaaaagtgtgatattagttaaattttaaagatatatttGGTCAAGCCAATAAGAATGTTCTTAAAGATATGAAAAATGCTCATGTGACTGATACATCCTATTTTGCagttttttaatacatttaaaaatatttaaaaaataataattttatagttATAAGAGTACGTAAGTGttgtacatattttaaaaaaagatttgaataaatatgagatttatataaaaaaaattaatattttaataataagttttactctttttaaaagaatGTCTAATACTTGCACAACTtataattgtatctaatattatttattaattatttgaaataaagataattaaataaacGATAAATCATGTGATAGATGATATGATACTTCTATTCCatcacaaatattatataattataattatttatataaaaatttcttataacaggataaaaaatactatatatttatattttaaaactactCTAATAATGATTCATAAAAATTCGAATTTTcgatatttatttaaaaaaaaaaaaaaaaagtagcatcTTCATTCATTGAATAGCAAAGTCCAAAACTAATCAAGAAGTTGCCATTCTTGTCCTGGTAAAATCTTGTCAACCAACacttcttattttaaaattttaatatttattatataattgagtTAAAAGTTATAAGCTCGAGTTTGGAGAGTTCAGGTTACCCCCCACTCATTTCCAAGGGCGAGTATgaattaggggtgggcaaaatTTTCAGAGACTCTGTCTCCGACTGACACCCGCTTCGAGTCCAATAAAGTCAATAAACTCGGAGTTCAGATTTGGAATTAGAGTTACTCCCAAAAAAATTGTCGGAGTTAGAGCTGACATAGGCTTTGACTCCGATATTTGTActtaatatatttgatattataatataaattataggTAGTTAAGCGGCTTAATGGCTAGAACACTGTTTTGCAAACCTTCTTCCCAGCGTTCGAGCCCCTCATGTACAAGACAATCATGTTTTGCAAACTTTTTgtaagaaaatgagaaaatgaccCATTTTTCTcctcctataaatatatatattcatcttaaaacttcaattcttctTTGTACGCATTTCCTTAGCCGACATTGTTTTATCTCttcttatgttttctttcttgtcCTTGATTAACAGTAGCTAAAACCTCCgttctttgaatttttgttctAACTTCTCTCTCTCAGCCTCGcatcatctttttctttaagTCTCTCATCTTGTCTTTTTCAATCGTTATCCTAATTTGTACTCTCGTTATTGTTTAGGCATGGCTGCATGGGCCAGATACGAGCGAAGATAGAGGAATCCGCATGCTTCATTATCTAGGTAAGAGATTTATTTAGAATCTTTTGATGTTATTTGGATGCTAGAAAAGTAGTGagaaaattggagaaaaaaacTAACTTTGAGTTGGGTTCCGACTCCAGCAACTCCAATCAGAGTCAAAATCTGCTTTGACTCCGGCAACTCTAATTAAATCAAATTCTACTTCTATTTCAAGTTGAAATTTGCTCTGATTCAGAGTTGGAGTTAGAGTTCAACTTGGCCCCTGACTTTGGTCGGAGTTTGGCATTCTGACTTTGTTGGAGTCGAAGCCTAGTCTTAGTATAGATATATGATGCGGATATTGAGTTTAAAACCCGGTAGTGCAACTGTGCAAccagaatttattttatatttttaaaaaagtagtttATGCCTGATCTagctactttaattttttaaaataaaatttttattattaagaataaaatttttttatttttttagtttttacaaaatttggtCCACATGGATACCTGAATTTTTAAGTTTCAAGACTTGAACTCTTCTGAGTACCAACCCGAGTTATAATCTAGCTTAATCCGGGtgggtaggggtgtaaatttaaaccgggaaaccggaaaaccggaccggaccggaccgaaccggaccggttggtccggttttgaaccggtccggtcaggaaccggttcctattttatgaaaaccggccggttccggtccggttccggttccgtagtttttgggaccggaccggaccgaaccggaccggttggaaaaaaaaatataaaaattaatttatatattatacaaaatatttatatatataatatatataattatatatcatatatgaaaaaattttatattataatttataaataataacataaaatgttaatcttaaatatgaacatttgtaatttatttgatcatatgttattaatataattatatataagataatgttgttataatttataaaataaaagtttaatcttaaagataaaaatttaattgatcatatgctttaagcataatatatatattaaatttttaataatattttataataagaattaacactttattatatgttttttacatttaaaaaaaaccggaaaaccggaccggaccggaccggaaaccggtaaaaccggaagtaccggtttaggagggtaatcggggcgtaat includes these proteins:
- the LOC109006422 gene encoding transmembrane protein 50A codes for the protein MDFSELWAIFGPGVAGAVFGTGWWFWVDAVVCSSVKVSFVHYLPGIFATFAALMFNCVRKEDIDYSPYEEGEWRLKLWLFFAYVVSFVSLAASVGLLIQDSIVTTGPSVWTGTAGVLQCVFVLVSGLIYWTAHPE